From the genome of Pelomonas sp. SE-A7, one region includes:
- the sucC gene encoding ADP-forming succinate--CoA ligase subunit beta: MKIHEYQGKEILRQFGVPVPRGIPAFTVQEAVEAAQKLGGPVWVVKAQIHAGGRGKGGGVKVAKTLDDVKANAEKILGMQLITHQTGPEGQKVRRLYIEDGADIKNELYVSLVTDRGTQKVAFIASSEGGMDIEEVAHSTPEKIITEMIDPLVGLTAEQSKKIAAAIGLTGGSVDQAVDIFAKLYKCYMDTDASLVEINPLNCDSKGNLMALDAKFNFDANALFRHPEIVAYRDLDEEDPAEVEASKFDLAYISLDGNIGCLVNGAGLAMATMDTIKLFGGEPANFLDVGGGATAEKVTEAFKIMLKNPEVKGILVNIFGGIMKCDTIAEGVITACKAVNLSVPLVVRMKGTNEELGKKMLADSGLPIIAADSMAEAATKIVAAVA, translated from the coding sequence ATGAAGATTCATGAGTACCAGGGCAAGGAAATCCTGCGCCAGTTCGGCGTGCCGGTGCCCCGCGGCATCCCGGCCTTCACCGTGCAAGAGGCCGTCGAAGCCGCCCAGAAGCTGGGTGGCCCGGTCTGGGTCGTCAAGGCCCAGATCCACGCCGGTGGCCGCGGCAAGGGCGGTGGCGTCAAGGTCGCCAAGACCCTGGACGATGTGAAGGCCAACGCCGAGAAGATCCTGGGCATGCAGCTGATCACGCACCAGACCGGCCCCGAAGGCCAGAAGGTCCGTCGCCTGTACATCGAGGACGGCGCCGACATCAAGAACGAGCTGTACGTCTCGCTGGTCACCGACCGCGGCACGCAGAAGGTCGCCTTCATCGCTTCGAGCGAAGGCGGCATGGACATCGAGGAAGTCGCCCACTCGACGCCCGAGAAGATCATCACCGAGATGATCGACCCGCTGGTGGGCCTGACCGCCGAGCAGAGCAAGAAGATCGCCGCGGCCATCGGCCTGACCGGCGGTTCCGTCGACCAGGCCGTCGACATCTTCGCCAAGCTCTACAAGTGCTACATGGATACGGACGCGTCGCTGGTTGAGATCAACCCGCTGAACTGCGACTCCAAGGGCAATCTGATGGCCCTGGACGCCAAGTTCAACTTCGACGCCAACGCCCTGTTCCGTCACCCGGAAATCGTCGCCTACCGCGACCTGGACGAAGAAGATCCGGCCGAAGTCGAAGCTTCCAAGTTCGACCTGGCCTACATCAGCCTGGACGGCAACATCGGCTGCCTGGTGAACGGCGCCGGCCTGGCCATGGCCACCATGGACACCATCAAGCTGTTCGGCGGCGAGCCGGCCAACTTCCTGGACGTCGGCGGTGGCGCCACGGCCGAGAAGGTGACCGAGGCCTTCAAGATCATGCTGAAGAACCCCGAGGTTAAGGGCATCCTCGTGAACATCTTCGGCGGCATCATGAAGTGCGACACCATCGCCGAGGGCGTGATCACCGCCTGCAAGGCCGTGAACCTGTCCGTGCCGCTGGTGGTGCGCATGAAGGGCACCAACGAAGAACTGGGCAAGAAGATGCTGGCCGACTCCGGCCTGCCCATCATCGCCGCCGATTCGATGGCCGAAGCCGCGACCAAGATCGTTGCCGCTGTCGCCTGA
- a CDS encoding DUF2889 domain-containing protein codes for MSPNAPSTERRLMHARATLVQVYARNDGLFDVEAELRDTKTRDMQLSAGIRKAGEPVHDMLLTLVVDARLNILEASSDTRAMPYPGRCEHHGNAYAQLVGLNLLKGFRAAVKQKLSGVLGCTHLTELCNVLPTAVIQAFAGEVIDTREGSEDGTPPFQLDRCHALRRDGPVVQTHYPRWYRQGQALQAESTATPLGSS; via the coding sequence ATGTCCCCGAACGCCCCCTCCACCGAGCGCCGTTTGATGCATGCCCGCGCCACCCTGGTGCAGGTCTATGCGCGCAATGACGGCTTGTTCGACGTCGAAGCCGAGTTGCGGGATACCAAGACACGAGACATGCAGCTTTCGGCCGGCATTCGCAAGGCCGGTGAGCCGGTCCACGACATGCTGTTGACCTTGGTCGTCGATGCCCGGCTGAACATTCTTGAAGCCTCGTCCGACACCCGTGCCATGCCATACCCGGGCCGATGCGAGCATCACGGCAATGCCTATGCCCAGCTGGTCGGGCTCAATTTGCTCAAGGGCTTCCGGGCGGCGGTCAAGCAGAAGCTGTCCGGTGTGCTGGGCTGCACCCATCTCACCGAGCTCTGCAACGTGCTGCCTACAGCTGTGATCCAGGCCTTTGCCGGCGAGGTGATCGACACCCGTGAAGGCAGTGAGGACGGCACACCTCCCTTCCAGCTCGACCGCTGCCATGCGCTGCGCCGCGATGGCCCGGTCGTGCAAACCCATTACCCCCGCTGGTATCGCCAAGGACAGGCCCTGCAGGCCGAATCCACCGCGACGCCGCTGGGATCTTCCTGA
- a CDS encoding regulatory protein RecX, with product MPAGASSRRAGAAKPLSLKARAIALLAQREHSAAELRRKLLRIARDRDHDREGEAATAGEEFAGGFERQVEAEADVEAKAAVETEVEQVLVWLQGQGYLNEERFVESRLHLRSQRYGSLRIKQELAQHGLSLSIEQNEALREAEPARAAEARRRKFGDSLPADAAEKARQMRFLAARGFSAEAIRRALRADDD from the coding sequence ATGCCGGCGGGCGCCTCCTCGCGCCGTGCCGGCGCGGCCAAGCCGCTGTCGCTGAAGGCGCGGGCCATCGCCCTGCTGGCCCAGCGCGAGCACAGCGCGGCCGAGCTGCGGCGCAAGCTGCTCAGGATCGCGCGTGATCGCGACCACGACCGCGAGGGCGAAGCGGCAACCGCCGGCGAGGAGTTCGCTGGCGGCTTCGAGCGACAAGTAGAAGCCGAAGCTGATGTTGAAGCCAAGGCGGCTGTTGAAACCGAAGTCGAGCAGGTCCTGGTCTGGCTGCAGGGCCAGGGCTATCTGAACGAAGAACGTTTCGTCGAGTCGCGGCTGCATCTGCGTTCGCAGCGCTATGGCAGCCTGCGCATCAAGCAGGAGCTGGCCCAGCATGGGCTGAGCCTGTCTATCGAGCAGAACGAAGCGCTGCGCGAAGCCGAGCCGGCGCGGGCCGCCGAAGCCCGGCGGCGCAAGTTCGGTGATTCCTTGCCGGCCGATGCCGCCGAGAAAGCCCGGCAGATGCGCTTTCTCGCGGCCCGGGGCTTTTCGGCAGAAGCGATTCGACGGGCGCTGCGCGCGGACGACGACTAG
- the recA gene encoding recombinase RecA produces MDAPVKQLNTEKAKALQAALAQIEKQFGKGSIMRLGEGEVIEDIQVVSTGSLGLDIALGVGGLPRGRVIEIYGPESSGKTTLTLQVIAEMQKLQGTCAFIDAEHALDVQYAQKLGVNLQDLLISQPDTGEQALEIVDALVRSGSVDLIVVDSVAALTPRAEIEGEMGDQLPGLQARLMSQALRKLTATIKKTNCTVIFINQIRMKIGVMFGSPETTTGGNALKFYASVRLDIRRIGSIKKGEEVIGSETKVKVVKNKVSPPFKTAEFDILYGEGISREGEIIDMGVNAKVVEKSGSWYAYGGEKIGQGKDNAREFLRENPDLAVEIENKIRESMGIALIAGAEGGEEE; encoded by the coding sequence ATGGACGCCCCCGTCAAGCAGCTGAACACCGAAAAAGCCAAGGCCCTGCAGGCCGCCCTCGCCCAGATCGAAAAGCAGTTCGGCAAGGGCTCCATCATGCGGCTCGGCGAGGGCGAGGTGATCGAAGACATCCAGGTCGTCTCCACCGGCTCGCTGGGCCTGGACATCGCCCTGGGCGTCGGCGGCCTGCCGCGCGGCCGCGTGATCGAGATCTACGGCCCCGAGTCCTCCGGCAAGACCACGCTGACCCTGCAGGTCATCGCCGAGATGCAGAAGCTGCAAGGCACCTGCGCTTTCATCGACGCCGAGCATGCGCTCGACGTGCAATACGCCCAGAAGCTGGGCGTCAACCTGCAAGACCTCCTGATCAGCCAGCCGGACACCGGTGAACAGGCGCTCGAGATCGTCGACGCCCTGGTGCGCAGCGGCTCGGTGGACCTGATCGTGGTCGACTCGGTGGCCGCGCTCACGCCCCGGGCCGAAATCGAAGGCGAGATGGGCGACCAGTTGCCGGGCCTGCAGGCCCGCCTGATGAGCCAGGCCCTGCGCAAGCTGACGGCCACCATCAAGAAGACCAATTGCACGGTCATCTTCATCAACCAGATCCGCATGAAGATCGGCGTGATGTTCGGCAGCCCCGAAACCACCACCGGCGGCAATGCGCTGAAGTTCTACGCCTCGGTGCGCCTGGACATCCGCCGCATCGGTTCGATCAAGAAGGGCGAGGAGGTGATCGGCTCCGAGACCAAGGTCAAGGTCGTCAAGAACAAGGTCTCGCCCCCGTTCAAGACCGCCGAATTCGACATCCTCTATGGCGAAGGCATCAGCCGCGAGGGCGAGATCATCGACATGGGCGTCAATGCCAAGGTGGTCGAGAAGTCCGGCTCCTGGTATGCCTACGGCGGCGAGAAGATCGGCCAGGGCAAGGACAACGCCCGCGAATTCCTGCGCGAGAACCCCGACCTGGCCGTGGAGATCGAGAACAAGATCCGCGAGTCCATGGGCATTGCGCTGATCGCCGGCGCCGAGGGCGGCGAAGAGGAATGA
- a CDS encoding response regulator transcription factor: MRILIAEDDQVLADGLLRSLRASGYAVDQVSSGTEADAALASHEFDLLILDLGLPKLHGLEVLRKLRARGSSVPVLILTAADSIEQRVKGLDLGADDYMAKPFSLQELEARARALTRRGLGSASTVIKHGPLSFDATGRVAYINDQMIELSARELSLLEVLLQRAGRLVSKDQLVERLCEWGEEVSNNAIEVYIHRLRKKIEQGPIRIATVRGLGYCLEKIPG; encoded by the coding sequence ATGCGGATCCTGATCGCGGAAGACGACCAAGTGTTGGCGGACGGGCTGCTGCGCTCGCTGCGCGCCTCGGGCTATGCGGTCGATCAGGTCAGCAGCGGCACCGAGGCCGATGCCGCCCTGGCCTCGCATGAATTCGACCTGCTGATCCTGGACCTGGGCCTGCCCAAGCTGCATGGGCTCGAGGTGCTGCGCAAGCTGCGCGCCCGAGGTTCCAGCGTGCCGGTCCTGATACTGACAGCCGCCGACAGCATCGAGCAGCGAGTCAAGGGCCTGGATCTGGGCGCCGACGACTACATGGCCAAGCCCTTCTCGTTGCAGGAACTGGAGGCGCGGGCGCGGGCGCTGACCCGACGCGGCCTGGGCAGCGCCTCCACCGTGATCAAGCATGGCCCGCTGTCTTTCGACGCCACCGGCCGCGTGGCCTATATCAACGACCAGATGATCGAGCTGTCGGCCCGCGAGCTGTCGCTCTTGGAAGTGCTGCTGCAGCGCGCCGGCCGTCTGGTCAGCAAGGACCAGCTCGTGGAGCGTCTGTGCGAATGGGGCGAAGAGGTCAGCAACAACGCGATCGAGGTCTACATCCACCGGCTGCGCAAGAAGATCGAGCAGGGCCCGATCCGCATCGCCACCGTGCGCGGGCTCGGCTACTGCCTCGAGAAGATTCCAGGCTGA
- a CDS encoding sensor histidine kinase, with amino-acid sequence MSTEAQPRSLFGEILDWMLAPLLLIWPISVALTWLVAQGISAKPYDRELGEMARNLGLQVAAEAARVSTTNGKGRYALSAEAAALLRADESDTIYYQVLGQRGEYLSGDRNLPVPQPDAPIQPWELQLRDDEIGGESVRVAYLWVAPDNQPPGSSRTMLVQVAETLGKRSRLTNEIIKGVILPQFVILPLAVLLVWLALARGIAPLNELQRRIRRRESSDLSPIEESRVPDEVAPLVRAINDLLGRLDQSISSQKHFLADAAHQLKTPLAGLRTQAEFAQREIDEGKSSPTELKRSLQQIALSSQRAAHMVNQLLAMARAEDKEHAARRSLVNLSALAIETVRDFVPRAMEKRLDLGYEGSEWAASQLRVLGHPLLIRELIRNLVDNALLYTPEGGTVTVRVVEDPFGQVVVLQVEDSGPGIPESEREKVFQPFYRALGTEVDGSGLGLAIVREIAQQHGTEVTLDETRDRRQGHESPGARFTIRFQAQPPAPPAADEDDEQAAQP; translated from the coding sequence ATGAGCACAGAAGCCCAGCCCCGCTCGCTGTTCGGCGAGATCCTCGACTGGATGCTGGCGCCGCTGCTGCTGATCTGGCCTATCAGCGTGGCGCTGACCTGGCTGGTGGCTCAGGGCATCTCGGCCAAGCCCTATGACCGCGAGCTTGGCGAAATGGCGCGCAACCTGGGCCTGCAGGTGGCCGCGGAAGCGGCGCGAGTCAGCACCACCAACGGCAAGGGCCGTTATGCCCTGTCCGCCGAGGCCGCCGCGCTGCTCAGGGCCGACGAGAGCGACACCATCTACTACCAGGTGCTCGGGCAGCGCGGGGAATACCTCAGCGGCGATCGCAACCTGCCGGTTCCGCAACCCGATGCTCCGATCCAGCCCTGGGAGCTGCAGCTGCGTGACGACGAGATTGGCGGCGAGAGCGTGCGCGTGGCCTACCTCTGGGTCGCACCCGACAACCAGCCGCCCGGCAGCAGCCGCACCATGCTGGTCCAGGTGGCCGAGACCCTGGGCAAGCGCAGCCGCCTGACCAACGAAATCATCAAGGGCGTGATCCTGCCGCAGTTCGTGATCCTGCCGCTGGCCGTGCTGCTGGTCTGGCTGGCGCTGGCGCGCGGCATCGCGCCGCTGAACGAGCTGCAGCGCCGCATACGCCGCCGCGAAAGCTCCGACCTCAGCCCCATCGAGGAGAGCCGCGTGCCCGACGAAGTCGCGCCGCTGGTGCGCGCCATCAACGACCTGCTGGGCCGGCTGGACCAGTCGATCAGCTCGCAGAAGCACTTCCTCGCCGACGCCGCCCACCAGCTGAAGACGCCGCTGGCCGGCCTGCGCACCCAAGCCGAGTTCGCCCAGCGCGAGATCGACGAAGGCAAGAGCTCGCCGACCGAGCTGAAACGCTCGTTGCAGCAGATCGCGCTGTCCAGCCAGCGCGCCGCCCACATGGTCAACCAGCTGCTGGCCATGGCGCGGGCCGAAGACAAGGAACATGCGGCCCGCCGCAGCCTGGTCAACCTGTCGGCGCTGGCCATAGAGACTGTGCGGGACTTCGTGCCGCGAGCCATGGAGAAGCGCCTGGACCTGGGCTACGAAGGCTCGGAATGGGCGGCCAGCCAGCTGCGGGTGCTGGGCCATCCGCTGCTGATACGCGAACTGATACGTAACCTGGTCGACAACGCCCTGCTCTACACGCCCGAAGGCGGCACGGTGACCGTCCGCGTGGTCGAAGACCCGTTCGGCCAGGTCGTGGTGCTGCAGGTGGAGGACTCGGGTCCGGGCATTCCGGAGAGCGAGCGAGAGAAGGTGTTCCAGCCCTTCTACCGCGCGCTCGGCACCGAGGTCGACGGCTCGGGCCTGGGCCTGGCCATCGTGCGGGAGATTGCGCAGCAGCACGGCACCGAGGTCACGCTGGACGAGACGCGGGACCGTCGCCAGGGCCACGAGAGCCCCGGCGCCCGCTTCACCATCCGCTTCCAGGCCCAGCCGCCAGCACCGCCGGCCGCCGACGAAGACGACGAGCAGGCAGCTCAGCCGTGA
- the rodA gene encoding rod shape-determining protein RodA: MSAVLSKPSLWRRMQPLFAGFDAPLLLAAAWLMLLGLLCMYSAGYDHGTRFIDHARNMLLATGVMFVVAQVPPQKVARLAVPLYVMGVALLVAVALFGVSKKGATRWLNIGITQIQPSELLKIAVPLMLAWWFQKREGQLRLPDFVAAFILLAIPVGLVAKQPDLGTSILVLAAGLYVIFFAGLSWKLIVPALAVGAIAISALVMSEEAICQPDVKWPVLREYQKNRVCTLLDPSKDPLGKGFHIIQGEIAIGSGGVTGKGFMKGTQTHLEFIPERTTDFVFAAYGEEFGLLGALGLLIGFTVLILRGLAIAAEAPTLFSRLLAGAITLSFFTYVFVNMGMVSGILPVVGVPLPFISYGGTAMVMLGLSLGLLMAIARSRRGSHHHHG, from the coding sequence ATGAGTGCCGTCCTCAGCAAGCCCAGCCTTTGGCGCCGCATGCAGCCGCTGTTTGCCGGTTTCGATGCACCGCTGCTGCTGGCCGCCGCCTGGCTGATGTTGCTGGGCCTGCTGTGCATGTATTCGGCCGGCTACGACCACGGCACGCGGTTCATCGACCATGCCCGCAACATGCTGCTGGCCACCGGCGTGATGTTCGTCGTGGCCCAGGTGCCGCCGCAGAAGGTGGCGCGACTGGCCGTGCCGCTCTACGTGATGGGGGTGGCCCTGCTGGTGGCGGTGGCGCTGTTCGGCGTCAGCAAGAAGGGCGCGACCCGCTGGCTGAATATCGGCATCACCCAGATCCAGCCCTCGGAGCTGCTCAAGATCGCCGTGCCGCTGATGCTGGCCTGGTGGTTCCAGAAGCGCGAAGGCCAGCTGCGGCTGCCGGACTTCGTGGCGGCCTTCATCCTACTGGCCATCCCGGTCGGCCTGGTGGCCAAGCAGCCTGACCTGGGCACCTCCATCCTGGTGCTGGCGGCCGGGCTCTACGTGATCTTCTTCGCCGGCCTGTCGTGGAAGCTGATCGTGCCGGCCTTGGCCGTCGGCGCGATTGCCATCTCCGCACTGGTGATGAGCGAGGAGGCGATCTGCCAGCCCGACGTGAAATGGCCGGTGCTGCGCGAGTACCAGAAGAACCGCGTCTGCACGCTGCTGGACCCGAGCAAGGACCCGCTGGGCAAGGGTTTCCACATCATCCAGGGCGAGATCGCCATCGGCTCGGGCGGCGTGACCGGCAAGGGTTTCATGAAGGGCACGCAGACCCATCTGGAATTCATTCCCGAGCGCACCACCGACTTCGTGTTCGCCGCCTATGGCGAGGAGTTCGGCCTGCTCGGCGCGCTGGGCCTGCTGATCGGCTTCACCGTGCTGATACTGCGCGGCCTGGCCATCGCGGCCGAGGCGCCCACGCTGTTCTCAAGGCTGCTTGCCGGGGCGATCACGCTGAGCTTCTTCACCTATGTCTTCGTCAACATGGGCATGGTCAGCGGCATCCTGCCGGTGGTGGGCGTGCCCCTGCCCTTCATCAGCTATGGCGGCACGGCCATGGTGATGCTGGGGCTGAGTCTGGGTCTGCTCATGGCCATCGCGCGCAGCCGCCGCGGCAGCCATCATCATCACGGCTGA
- the mrdA gene encoding penicillin-binding protein 2: MTLLKNVHQELSRFRLRVLAAGAFVLFCFALLLARLLWLQVAQHDVLLERAETNRTTVVPIVPNRGLIVDRNGIVLASNYSAYTLEITPSKVVDLEQTIDQLAEVIEIQARDRKRFKRLMEESKNFESLPIRTKLSDTEVARFAAQRFRFPGVEIKARLFRNYPLGEIGSHLIGYIGRINQAEKKAQDEWSEEEIANYRGTEYIGKLGLEQAYERELHGITGFEQVETSAGGKAVRRLAHRPPTPGNTLRLSIDIRLQAMVEEMYKDRRGALVAIDPRNGEVLAFVSKPTFDPNLFVDGIDADSWTALNEDIDKPLLNRALRGTYPPGSTYKPLMAMAALNSGKRAANVVVIDNLVYNFGGRSFGSPETDRPGPKDMRSAIVSSSNVYFYSLAHEMEVDLIHDQLEPFGLGRKTGIDVQGEVTGVLPSQDWKRRYFAKNPANQKWFPGETISLGIGQGYNSFTMLQMATAYATIASGGQRFKPRLVREIEDVVQHQNRRMASDALEPLPLKPEHVQVILQAMNGVTLEGTSRAAFQGAAYQSGGKTGTAQAIGIKAGEKYSSVKADERKRDHSLYVAFAPVEAPTVALAMIVENAGWGSEAAAPIARRVFDYLLLGQYPSEEDMALTQQGKSRSPTGTPRRGVDVPLPGQLGASAPVPAPSAPASGASR, from the coding sequence GTGACCCTGCTCAAGAACGTCCACCAGGAGCTCAGCCGCTTCAGGCTGCGCGTGCTCGCGGCCGGCGCCTTCGTGCTGTTCTGCTTCGCGCTGCTGCTGGCCCGCCTGCTCTGGCTGCAGGTGGCGCAGCACGATGTGTTGCTGGAGCGCGCCGAGACCAACCGTACGACGGTCGTGCCCATCGTGCCCAACCGCGGCCTGATCGTGGACCGCAACGGCATCGTGCTGGCCAGCAACTACTCGGCCTACACGCTGGAGATCACGCCCTCGAAGGTGGTGGACCTGGAGCAGACCATCGACCAGCTGGCCGAGGTCATCGAGATCCAGGCACGCGACCGCAAGCGCTTCAAGCGCCTGATGGAGGAGAGCAAGAACTTCGAGTCCTTGCCTATCCGCACCAAGCTCAGCGACACCGAGGTGGCACGCTTTGCCGCCCAGCGCTTCCGCTTCCCCGGCGTGGAGATCAAGGCCCGGCTGTTCCGCAACTACCCGCTGGGCGAGATCGGCAGCCATTTGATCGGCTACATAGGCCGCATCAACCAGGCCGAGAAAAAGGCGCAGGACGAGTGGTCCGAAGAAGAGATCGCCAACTACCGCGGCACCGAGTACATCGGCAAGCTGGGCCTGGAGCAGGCCTATGAGCGCGAGCTGCACGGCATCACCGGCTTCGAGCAGGTCGAGACCAGCGCCGGCGGCAAGGCCGTGCGCCGCCTGGCCCACCGTCCGCCGACGCCGGGCAATACTCTGCGCCTGTCGATCGACATCCGCCTGCAGGCCATGGTCGAGGAAATGTACAAGGACCGGCGCGGCGCCCTGGTGGCCATCGATCCGCGCAACGGCGAGGTGCTGGCCTTCGTCTCCAAACCGACCTTCGACCCCAACCTGTTCGTCGACGGCATCGACGCCGACAGCTGGACGGCGCTGAACGAAGACATAGACAAGCCGCTCCTGAACCGCGCGCTGCGGGGCACTTATCCGCCGGGCTCGACCTACAAGCCGCTGATGGCCATGGCGGCGCTGAACAGCGGCAAGCGGGCCGCGAACGTGGTCGTCATCGACAACCTGGTCTACAACTTCGGCGGCCGCAGCTTCGGCAGCCCCGAGACCGACCGGCCCGGCCCCAAGGACATGCGCTCGGCCATCGTCAGCTCCTCGAACGTGTACTTCTACAGCCTGGCCCATGAGATGGAGGTGGACCTGATCCACGACCAGCTCGAGCCCTTCGGCCTGGGCCGCAAGACCGGCATCGACGTGCAGGGTGAGGTCACCGGCGTGCTGCCCTCGCAGGACTGGAAGCGACGCTATTTCGCCAAGAATCCGGCGAACCAGAAATGGTTCCCGGGCGAGACCATCTCGCTGGGCATAGGCCAGGGCTACAACAGCTTCACCATGCTGCAGATGGCCACGGCCTACGCCACCATCGCCTCGGGCGGCCAGCGCTTCAAGCCGCGTCTGGTGCGCGAGATCGAGGACGTGGTCCAGCACCAGAACCGCCGCATGGCCAGCGATGCGCTGGAGCCGCTGCCGCTCAAGCCCGAGCATGTGCAGGTGATCCTGCAGGCCATGAACGGCGTGACGCTGGAAGGCACCTCGCGCGCCGCCTTCCAGGGGGCGGCCTACCAGAGCGGTGGCAAGACCGGCACGGCCCAGGCCATCGGCATCAAGGCCGGTGAGAAGTACAGCAGCGTCAAGGCCGACGAGCGCAAGCGCGACCATTCGCTCTACGTCGCCTTCGCGCCGGTCGAGGCGCCGACGGTGGCCCTGGCCATGATCGTGGAGAACGCCGGCTGGGGTTCCGAGGCGGCCGCGCCCATCGCCCGCCGCGTCTTCGACTATCTTCTGCTGGGGCAGTACCCCAGCGAGGAAGACATGGCGCTGACCCAGCAGGGCAAGAGCCGTTCGCCGACCGGCACGCCGCGGCGCGGGGTCGATGTGCCGCTGCCGGGCCAGCTCGGTGCCTCGGCACCGGTGCCGGCGCCAAGCGCACCTGCATCCGGAGCATCGAGATGA
- the mreD gene encoding rod shape-determining protein MreD: MIMPRATSQLLLPVNPFFIALSLLLALMFDMVPVGRMAGMPDLLALVLVFWNVHQPRRVGVGWAFIFGLVVDVHHGALLGQHALAYSMLSFGAVALHRRLLWFKLREQALHVLPLFMGAHAVSLIVRLIVGGMWPGWTLIFAPLIEAALWPIATALLLAPQRRPPDPDAHRPL; encoded by the coding sequence ATGATCATGCCCCGCGCGACCAGCCAGTTGCTGCTGCCGGTCAACCCTTTCTTCATCGCCCTCAGCCTGCTGCTGGCGCTGATGTTCGACATGGTGCCAGTCGGCCGCATGGCCGGCATGCCCGACCTGCTGGCCCTGGTGCTGGTGTTCTGGAACGTGCACCAGCCGCGCCGCGTGGGTGTCGGCTGGGCCTTCATCTTCGGCCTGGTGGTGGACGTGCACCACGGTGCCCTGCTGGGTCAGCATGCGCTGGCCTACAGCATGCTGAGCTTCGGCGCCGTGGCCCTGCATCGCCGCCTGCTGTGGTTCAAGCTGCGCGAGCAGGCCCTGCACGTGCTGCCGCTGTTCATGGGCGCCCATGCGGTCTCGCTGATCGTGCGCCTGATCGTCGGCGGCATGTGGCCGGGCTGGACGCTGATCTTCGCGCCGCTGATCGAGGCCGCCCTGTGGCCCATCGCCACGGCCCTGCTGCTGGCGCCGCAGCGCCGGCCGCCCGATCCAGACGCCCACCGTCCGCTCTGA
- the mreC gene encoding rod shape-determining protein MreC, whose amino-acid sequence MSLGTLDRNPPPLFRQGLSAASKLAVYAALAIFLMVADARFNMTQPLRAGLALALHPLQRALLAPVDAWEAGGDYLRGMERATEAENQARRQLVQQAERLSRAGQLQTENDKLRALLKMQEAQPVPSLAAEVLYEAADPYSRRVIIDRGSRHGVRAGAPVINDAGVLGQVTRVYLLSSEVTLLGDKDAAIPVLNNRTQQRGVAYGGERSEGAMELRFMAANADIKVGDLLSTSGLDGMYPPGLPVAKVMAVERRGDTSFARVNLAPASPPDAARHVLVLEPMAKNEAARQEATAVNAAEAASAAARKLELKNEAKARAAEARAAAAASKAEGGHR is encoded by the coding sequence ATGAGCCTGGGCACCCTGGATCGCAATCCGCCGCCGCTGTTCCGGCAGGGCCTGTCGGCGGCCAGCAAGCTGGCCGTCTATGCGGCCCTGGCCATCTTCCTGATGGTGGCCGACGCCCGCTTCAACATGACCCAGCCGCTGCGCGCCGGCCTGGCGCTGGCCCTGCATCCGCTGCAGCGCGCCCTGCTGGCGCCGGTCGATGCCTGGGAGGCTGGCGGCGACTACCTGCGCGGCATGGAACGTGCCACCGAGGCCGAGAACCAGGCCCGTCGCCAACTGGTGCAGCAGGCCGAGCGGCTGTCGCGTGCCGGCCAGCTGCAGACCGAGAACGACAAGCTGCGCGCCTTGCTGAAGATGCAGGAGGCGCAGCCTGTCCCGTCGTTGGCAGCCGAGGTGCTTTACGAAGCCGCCGACCCCTATTCGCGCCGCGTCATCATCGATCGCGGCAGCCGCCACGGCGTGCGCGCCGGTGCGCCGGTGATCAACGATGCCGGCGTGCTGGGCCAGGTGACGCGGGTCTACCTGCTGTCCAGCGAGGTGACCCTGCTGGGCGACAAGGACGCCGCCATTCCGGTGCTGAACAACCGCACGCAGCAGCGCGGCGTGGCCTATGGCGGCGAGCGCAGCGAAGGCGCGATGGAGCTGCGCTTCATGGCCGCCAATGCAGACATCAAGGTCGGCGACCTGCTCTCCACCTCGGGCCTGGACGGCATGTACCCGCCGGGCCTGCCGGTGGCCAAGGTGATGGCCGTCGAGCGGCGCGGCGACACCAGCTTCGCCCGCGTGAACCTGGCGCCGGCCTCGCCGCCCGACGCGGCCCGCCATGTGCTGGTGCTGGAACCCATGGCCAAGAACGAAGCGGCGCGGCAGGAAGCTACTGCGGTCAACGCGGCCGAGGCCGCCAGCGCTGCAGCGCGCAAGCTTGAACTGAAGAACGAAGCCAAGGCCCGGGCGGCCGAGGCGCGGGCCGCTGCTGCGGCCAGCAAGGCGGAAGGGGGGCACCGATGA